Genomic window (Psychromonas sp. L1A2):
TGCCATTATCAAAGCTCGTCATGCAGCTAAATTAACAGGCTTACCAGCCATTGCTGATGACTCAGGATTAGAGGTTGATTTCCTCAATGGGCAACCAGGTATTTACTCTGCTCGTTATGCAGGTGAAACAGCAACAGACCGAGATAATATTGATAAGCTACTTAATAAGCTCGAAGGTATTAACCCAGAACAACGTAAAGCACGCTTCCAATGTGTTTTAGTGTATCTGCGTCACGCGTTAGATCCTACACCGATTATATGCCAAGGTACTTGGGAAGGCAGTATTACTGAAAGTGTTGAAGGTAAGAATGGATTTGGTTATGACCCTGTATTTTGGGTGGAAAGCGAGCAATCCACTTCAGCACAATTAGACAAACAACGTAAAAGTGAATTAAGTCATCGCGGTAAAGCATTAACACAATTAGTTGATTTATTAAAAGAGCAATTATCAGCTTAGCTTTATTGCACTTCTCTTTACACTTTGCAGTTTACATTATTAATTGCATTACATTTTGAAGCGACTGTTTTAGTCG
Coding sequences:
- a CDS encoding XTP/dITP diphosphatase — its product is MKQKWVLATGNQGKVKEMSELLNSFSIEVLPQSQFNVPDVPETGTTFVENAIIKARHAAKLTGLPAIADDSGLEVDFLNGQPGIYSARYAGETATDRDNIDKLLNKLEGINPEQRKARFQCVLVYLRHALDPTPIICQGTWEGSITESVEGKNGFGYDPVFWVESEQSTSAQLDKQRKSELSHRGKALTQLVDLLKEQLSA